From a single Brassica rapa cultivar Chiifu-401-42 chromosome A01, CAAS_Brap_v3.01, whole genome shotgun sequence genomic region:
- the LOC103827692 gene encoding cysteine-rich and transmembrane domain-containing protein WIH1, whose product MYQDQQHPVGAPPPQGYPPKEGYPPQGYPPAGYPPPPQGYGQAYPAQGYPPPQYPQGPPPQYPYQGPPPPQYGQAPQKKKKDKDSGFVEGCLAMLCCCCLLEACF is encoded by the exons ATGTATCAAGATCAACAACATCCCGTTGGTGCTCCACCTCCTCAAG GGTATCCTCCAAAGGAAGGATATCCACCACAGGGATATCCTCCGGCTGGTTATCCTCCACCACCGCAGGGATACGGTCAGGCATATCCAGCACAAGGGTATCCTCCTCCGCAATATCCTCAAGGTCCTCCGCCTCAGTATCCTTATCAGGGTCCTCCTCCACCACAGTATGGTCAGGCTccgcaaaagaagaagaaagacaagGATTCAGGATTTGTTGAAGGATG TTTGGCTATGCTCTGCTGTTGCTGTCTCTTGGAAGCTTGCTTTTGA
- the LOC103827681 gene encoding uncharacterized protein LOC103827681: MVLKSKKKVYIVRQNTRSPTDVAKQSPRRKSPRYPVSDSGDEGTGSSRHSTVPRPKSALVTGQLQEAESSSKLPPKLLAWLLSNQIASQYLLEGSRHRNYCVLSPRFPRHGDYNGVSIWQAI, translated from the exons ATGGTATTGAAATCGAAGAAGAAAGTATATATTGTCCGGCAGAACACTAGATCCCCCACCGATGTCGCTAAACAGTCGCCACGTCGGAAATCTCCGCGGTATCCAG tttCCGATTCCGGCGACGAGGGGACGGGATCATCGAGACACTCGACCGTACCGAGACCAAAGTCGGCTCTGGTTACCGGTCAGCTTCAGGAGGCCGAATCTTCCTCTAAATTGCCTCCGAAGCTTTTAGCTTGGTTGTTATCCAACCAAATTGCGTCTCAATATTTACTCGAAGGCTCACGTCATCGGAACTATTGCGTCTTGTCTCCAAGGTTCCCAAGACATGGAGACTATAATGGGGTCTCAATTTGGCAGGCTATTTGA
- the LOC103827671 gene encoding uncharacterized protein LOC103827671: MYIYYYIFESHFLKMDPIMKGGSKEKENSFVWLVKAPFRILIMARDAYIRSITSCSGTGILTGGGSSGFGQLSGNFQICDPPSTALPRSFTLSSPARDQGCLTGGGQLTTATRQSFPLDRRRNYRCVAVMGRIDEEVSCDNESEEDH, from the coding sequence atgtatatatattactatatttttgaATCTCATTTCTTGAAAATGGATCCAATAATgaaaggaggaagcaaagagaaagaaaacagCTTTGTATGGTTAGTGAAGGCTCCTTTCCGTATCTTGATCATGGCACGTGACGCCTACATACGCAGCATTACGTCATGTTCCGGTACCGGAATCCTTACCGGCGGTGGATCTTCTGGTTTTGGTCAGCTTTCAGGGAACTTCCAAATCTGCGATCCACCTAGCACCGCCCTTCCTAGAAGCTTTACCTTATCGTCCCCGGCACGTGATCAAGGCTGCCTGACAGGTGGTGGACAGCTTACAACGGCGACGAGACAATCGTTCCCGTTGGATCGCCGGAGGAATTATAGATGTGTTGCCGTGATGGGACGAATTGACGAGGAGGTTTCTTGTGATAATGAGTCTGAAGAAGATCATTGA
- the LOC103827665 gene encoding U-box domain-containing protein 30 — protein MPMFQPLKRDGLVGGDGQVLDLDTAVKDGVLGGVNGGGGVVDEKVDLKAMIKELDLQDIPSVFICPISLEPMQDPVTLCTGQTYERSNIHKWFSLGHLTCPTTMQELWDDAVTPNRTLHHLIYTWFSQKYVLMKKRSEDVQGRAIEVLGTLKKAKGQARVHALSELKHIVVPHLMARKTVVEEGGVSVISSLLGPFTSHAVGSEVVAILVSLDLDSDSKSGLMQPAKVSLIVDMLNDGSNETKVNCVRLIRGLVEEKGFRPELVSSHSLLVGLMRLVKDKRHRNGVSPALGLLKPISAHKQVRSLMVRVGAVPQLVDILPSLDPDCLESALFVLDALCSDMEGRVAVKDSANTIPYTVKVLMRVTESCTNYALSILWSVCKLAPEECSPLAVEVGLAAKLLLVIQSGCDPALKQRSAELLKLCSLHYSDTMFISKCKLTRTIQ, from the coding sequence ATGCCGATGTTTCAGCCGTTGAAGAGAGACGGGCTAGTCGGTGGCGATGGGCAAGTGTTAGATCTGGACACGGCGGTGAAAGACGGAGTTCTTGGGGGAGTAAACGGCGGAGGAGGAGTTGTGGATGAGAAGGTAGATCTGAAAGCCATGATAAAGGAGCTAGATTTACAAGACATACCCTCCGTTTTCATCTGCCCAATCTCCCTGGAGCCGATGCAAGATCCGGTGACCTTGTGCACAGGCCAGACCTACGAGAGGTCCAACATCCACAAATGGTTCAGCCTCGGCCACTTGACTTGTCCCACCACAATGCAGGAGCTTTGGGACGACGCCGTCACTCCCAACAGAACCCTTCACCATTTGATCTACACTTGGTTCTCTCAGAAGTACGTGTTGATGAAGAAACGCTCCGAGGATGTTCAAGGCCGAGCCATCGAGGTTCTCGGGACGCTCAAGAAGGCTAAAGGGCAAGCTAGGGTTCACGCCTTGAGCGAGCTTAAGCACATCGTCGTGCCTCATCTCATGGCGAGAAAGACTGTTGTCGAAGAAGGAGGCGTCTCTGTCATCTCTTCTCTTTTGGGACCTTTCACTTCTCACGCGGTTGGATCTGAGGTTGTTGCCATTCTCGTGAGTCTTGATCTTGATTCGGATTCCAAGTCGGGGTTGATGCAGCCTGCGAAGGTTTCTTTGATCGTCGATATGTTGAATGATGGATCCAACGAAACTAAAGTCAATTGCGTTAGGTTGATAAGAGGGTTGGTGGAGGAGAAAGGGTTTAGACCAGAGCTGGTCTCGAGTCATAGTTTGCTTGTCGGGTTGATGAGATTGGTTAAGGATAAAAGACACAGAAACGGAGTGTCACCCGCTCTTGGTTTGCTCAAACCGATCTCTGCTCATAAGCAAGTTCGAAGCTTGATGGTTAGAGTCGGTGCAGTGCCTCAATTAGTCGACATCTTACCGTCTTTAGACCCGGATTGTCTGGAATCAGCTCTGTTTGTGCTTGATGCTTTGTGTTCAGACATGGAAGGAAGAGTTGCTGTCAAAGACTCGGCAAACACCATTCCTTACACCGTTAAGGTACTGATGAGGGTTACTGAGAGTTGCACTAACTACGCGTTGTCGATTCTTTGGTCTGTCTGTAAGTTAGCTCCAGAGGAATGTTCACCTCTTGCTGTTGAGGTGGGTCTTGCTGCAAAGCTGTTGCTCGTGATTCAGAGTGGGTGTGATCCGGCGTTGAAGCAGCGGTCAGCTGAGCTACTCAAGCTGTGTAGTCTACATTATTCAGACACCATGTTTATTTCCAAATGCAAACTCACAAGGACAATCCAATAG